CTGGCGACCCTGCTGGATACCGCGGCGGAGATTGGTCAGCCGCCCCCGCACGTCGTCGGGCGAGCGCGAGATCTGCGGTCCGGACTGTGCGGAGGACTGCTGCTGTGCGGTGCCCGCGACCAGGTTGGCGCGGGGCACGCGGCGCGGCAGGCCCGACGTGGTGACTCCGCCCGCCGCCGGCTGCCGGACCTGCTCGGCCCGGCGCCAGCGCTCGTCGTTGGGCGCGGCCCCCCAATTGGCTCCGGTGTCGGCCGGGTTGGCGGCGTGGGACGGGGTGCCGCCTTCCGAGGCGCCCCGCGCCGCCTGGCGCTGGGGCATCGGGGGGACGGCCGCCGCGGGCTGGCCCGGGCGCGGGGCAGGAGCCTGGGGCTGCTGCTGGGCCGGGGTCTGCTGCGGGGGCTGCTGCGGCTGGGGCCGCTGAGGCGGCGGCTGGTGCGACTGCTGCTGGTGCGGCTGTTGCTGCGGCTGTTGTTGTTGCTGCCGCTGCTGGGCCGGGCCGGGTGCCGCGTCCTGCGGGGGCTGCGGGGGCTGTGCCTGGCCTCCGCCCCGGAACCAGTTGGACTCCATGGACGCGAAGATCGGCGTCGGCGCGTCGGCCGGGGCCGGCGGGCCAGAGGGTATGCCGTCGGCGGGGGCGTGCTGGGGATCGCCCGGGCCGCCGAGAGCGTCCTGGCCTTCGCCCGGGACGCCGCCCGGTCCCGTGTAGCCGGGCCGGGCGTGCTCGCCCGTGGTGTCCGACTCGTCGTGTCCGCGCGGCGTGTCCTCGCCGCCGGGGCCCTGCTCGGCCCTGGCCCAGCTGGGACGGCCCTGCTCGGCGTCGCCCTGCCCGGCGCCCGTGGGACCGCCGGGGCGTCCGGCGGCGCTGCCGGGGACGCCGAGGTCCGAGTACGACGGACGGGCGAACTGGCCGGTGCTGCCGGGCCCGTCGGGCTGGGGGTACTCACCCGTGTCCGAGGAGCGTCCCTGCGCGGACGGCTGTGCGGGCTGCTGGGGCTGCGGATACTGGCCGGTCCGGCCGGGACCGTCCGGGCCGCCTCGCTGCTGCGGCTGCGGGTACTGGCCCGACTGGCCGGGGCCGTCCGGGCTGATACGGGGGAACTGACTCGTGTCGCCCGGACCACCCTGACCGCCCGCGGAGGAACCACCCGGCTGGGCAAACTCCCCCGTCTCCGAAGGCCCACCCACCTGGGGAAGCGCGAACTGACCCGTATTCCCCGGACCATCCGGACGCGGCTGCCCATACTGACCCGACTGACCCGAACCATCCGGACCACCCGGCTGCGGGTACTGACCCGACTGACCAGGACCATCCGGGCTGATACGCGGGAACTGGCTGGTGTCTCCCGGACCACCCTGACCGCCCGCGGAGGAACCACCCGGCTGGGCAAACTCCCCCGTCTCCGAAGGCCCACCCACCTGGGGAAGCGCGAACTGACCCGTATTCCCCGGACCATCCGGACGCGGCTGCCCATACTGACCCGACTGACCCGAACCATCCGGACCACCCGGCTGCGGGTACTGACCCGACTGACCAGGACCATCCGGGCTGATACGCGGGAACTGACTCGTGTCTCCCGGGCCGTCCTGGCCGCCACCCTGGGGGGCGCCGCCCGGCAGCTCGGCCGCCGGGCCGCCGCCTGCGGGCAGCGACGGGTTGCTGGGGCTGCCGGGTGCCTGGCCGGGGCCGGGCGGGGAGGGCGGTGCGCCGAAGAAGTTGACGTTCCCGGCGCCGGAGCCGCCCTGACCGCCGGAGGCTCCCCCGGTGCCGGGCAGTGCGGGACGCTGCGCGTTGCCGGACACCTGGCCGCGCGGCGGCACGGCACCCAGCCGGGAGGTCGCGCCGGCACCCGCGCCCGCGCCGAGGCCCGGGGCGCCAGGGGCGCCGTTCTGCGGGCCGCGCTGGAGGGCCGCGGCGAGGTTGCCGCCCTTCTGGGCACGGGGCGGGGGCGCGGCACCGGGACCGCCGGGCCCGCTCGTGGCGCCGGGCCTGCCCTTGGGGCCCTGCGCTCCGCCCTGGGCGACGTCGACGGGGAGCATGACCAGTGCGGTCGTGCCGCCGGAGTCGGAGGGGCGCAGCTGGATCCGGATCCCGTGCCGCAGGGACAGGCGGCCGACCACGAACAGACCCATGCGGCGGGAGACGGACACGTCCACCGTCGGGGGGTTGGCCAGCCGCTCGTTGATCGCGGAAAGGTCCTCGGGCGAGAGGCCGATGCCGGTGTCATGGATCTCGATCAGGACCCGGCCGTCGGGCAGGGCGTGACCGGTGACCTTGACCTTGGTCTGCGGCGAGGAGAACGAGGTGGCGTTCTCCAGCAGCTCGGCGAGCAGGTGGACGAGGTCGTTGACGACACGGCCCGCGACCTCGGTGGCGGGCACCGAGTTCAGCTCGATGCGCTCGTACTGCTCCACCTCGGAGGCGGCGGCACGGAGGACGTCGACCAGCGGGACGGGGCGCGTCCAGCGGCGGCCGGGCTCCTCGCCGGCGAGAACCAGCAGGTTCTCGCCGTTGCGGCGCATGCGGGTGGCGAGGTGGTCGAGCTTGAAGAGCGAGGAGAGCTGGTCGGGGTCGGCCTCGCGGGACTCCAGTTCGGAGATGAGCGAGAGCTGACGCTGGATCAGGCCCTGGCTGCGGCGCGAGAGGTTGGTGAACATCGCGTTGACGTTCCCTCGCAGCAGCGCCTGCTCGCCCGCCAGCCGGACCGCCTCGCGGTGGACGTCGTCGAACGCCGACGCGACCTTGCCGATCTCGTCCCGGCTGTGCACGCCGACGGACTCGACGGAGGTGTCCACATCCTGCGGCTCGGCCTCGGACATCTGCTTGACCAGCTCGGGCAGCCGCTTGCGGGCGACGTCCTGCGCGGTGTCCTGGAGGCGGCGCAGCGAGCGGACCATGGAGCGGGCGACGACGAAGGCGCCGACCAGGGAGATACCGAGGACGAGGAGGATGGCGGCACCGCTGATGAACGCCTCGCGCTGGGCCTCGGAGCGCAGCTCGCGTGCCTGCTGCTCCATCTTGGCCAGCAGGGTGCGCTCGATCTTGCGCATGGCGTCGATCTTGGAGGCGTCCTGGTCCATCCAGTCGACGAAGGTGCGGTTCTGCTTCTTGATCGCCCCGGGGCCGTGCAGCATCCGGTCGCGGTACTTGTCCGCCATCTGGATGTTGACGTCGCCGCCGTCGAGCGCCTTGGTGAGGGAGTTGTACTTCTCCTCGCCGTAGATCTGGCCGAAGCTGGCCAGCTCGGCGCTCTCACTGTCGGTGGCGGTCCTGGCGTAGAGGCGGTCGCTCTCGGACAACTGCGGGTTCGGCTTGTGCGCCAGACCGGCGGAGATGATCGCGCGCTGGATGGAGGCGTA
This sequence is a window from Streptomyces sp. NBC_01775. Protein-coding genes within it:
- a CDS encoding sensor histidine kinase is translated as MQGRFKRDGSAEGDPEARGSADRGPQPQHAQEGAPGAPSQGANGPSAELQGPGGAAPAGATGKQGKSGKSGKASKAEKAGGAGKSAKDAATPVDAPPDVGSRVALRNWRISTRLVSLLALPVVAATTLGGMRISSSLENVDQLDNMKRLTEMTEQATELAAALQEERDRSAGPLISTGNEKDDLVVAPRETTDKAFQSFKEASGDIDGSDKVMAGVQSTVLDITRQLNDISTVRERAYENENSVSQTVNSYNQLIESLLSLSQDMAQATSNSEMIQSTRALAAFSSAKEYASIQRAIISAGLAHKPNPQLSESDRLYARTATDSESAELASFGQIYGEEKYNSLTKALDGGDVNIQMADKYRDRMLHGPGAIKKQNRTFVDWMDQDASKIDAMRKIERTLLAKMEQQARELRSEAQREAFISGAAILLVLGISLVGAFVVARSMVRSLRRLQDTAQDVARKRLPELVKQMSEAEPQDVDTSVESVGVHSRDEIGKVASAFDDVHREAVRLAGEQALLRGNVNAMFTNLSRRSQGLIQRQLSLISELESREADPDQLSSLFKLDHLATRMRRNGENLLVLAGEEPGRRWTRPVPLVDVLRAAASEVEQYERIELNSVPATEVAGRVVNDLVHLLAELLENATSFSSPQTKVKVTGHALPDGRVLIEIHDTGIGLSPEDLSAINERLANPPTVDVSVSRRMGLFVVGRLSLRHGIRIQLRPSDSGGTTALVMLPVDVAQGGAQGPKGRPGATSGPGGPGAAPPPRAQKGGNLAAALQRGPQNGAPGAPGLGAGAGAGATSRLGAVPPRGQVSGNAQRPALPGTGGASGGQGGSGAGNVNFFGAPPSPPGPGQAPGSPSNPSLPAGGGPAAELPGGAPQGGGQDGPGDTSQFPRISPDGPGQSGQYPQPGGPDGSGQSGQYGQPRPDGPGNTGQFALPQVGGPSETGEFAQPGGSSAGGQGGPGDTSQFPRISPDGPGQSGQYPQPGGPDGSGQSGQYGQPRPDGPGNTGQFALPQVGGPSETGEFAQPGGSSAGGQGGPGDTSQFPRISPDGPGQSGQYPQPQQRGGPDGPGRTGQYPQPQQPAQPSAQGRSSDTGEYPQPDGPGSTGQFARPSYSDLGVPGSAAGRPGGPTGAGQGDAEQGRPSWARAEQGPGGEDTPRGHDESDTTGEHARPGYTGPGGVPGEGQDALGGPGDPQHAPADGIPSGPPAPADAPTPIFASMESNWFRGGGQAQPPQPPQDAAPGPAQQRQQQQQPQQQPHQQQSHQPPPQRPQPQQPPQQTPAQQQPQAPAPRPGQPAAAVPPMPQRQAARGASEGGTPSHAANPADTGANWGAAPNDERWRRAEQVRQPAAGGVTTSGLPRRVPRANLVAGTAQQQSSAQSGPQISRSPDDVRGRLTNLRRGIQQGRQAGTDGNGLGPTYQQER